The Hippocampus zosterae strain Florida chromosome 11, ASM2543408v3, whole genome shotgun sequence genome includes the window CTGGCTGTAAGCTTGTTCATAGTCGCGACCCTTCTCATCGGGGGCTGCGTGTGCTGCTGCCAGAAAATACAACCTTCAAAGAGGTTTGACATTCAACTCTCTTGGCCTTGATGGATCAATAAGCCCTCGTGTCTTTTTTATCTTAGTTTCTGTGGGTATTTATTTTCCAGATGCCTCCCTTCCACCTCAGGACAGACAAATCCTTTGTTCCGATCAGGCAATGCGCGGGGCAGCCCTCACCTTCGTTCCACAACCATCAGCCAACCAACTTTTGTAGAGTCGTCAGCTACTCAAGTGTGTAAACCGCATTCCTTCTCCATGGTTGGACCATCGAATGCCAGGTTCAAAGCCTGCAGAACCGCTCCTGAGGTTCGTCACTTAGATCGCGCAGCTTTTGCCtcttcaaaatgttttaaaaacaaacaacaaacaggaaGTATTGCCTGGATCGGATTATGAGGAACTCCTATGAGGGAAAGGGTCCCATCAAGACTAAAATGGTCAAATAGACAAAATTGGATAATAAATGAAGCATTTGGGGTACAGTGGAACCAAGAAAGgttaaaaatgaaatcatctaTTCCCACAACGTATGTGTAGTGAATGAATTTGTTCCAGCTGTCTCCATTATAAAACCATAATTATATGTGCAGGTTGTGATGCAATTAACATTTTCACACTGCTGAAGGTCAAACGAGTAAAAAGACAAGTTTAAAACTGTGTCAAAcgaaagtacagtcaaaccgcTTTCTTTGGAAGACACCTCATGTTGTAATTGTAGTGAGGACAAATTGTATTGCTCTTCATGTAACCAAAACAAACGTGGAGTATATCCTTTAGATCACCggtttcaaactcaaggccccggggccagatccggcccgccaggtcattttacgTGGCAACTTACAGAGTCAACTTCATAGGGAAGCACTCATcatgcttttctttccacctcaTTGTGTCCTACAGCCCCCTAAAAAGGAACCAACTGTACCTCAGCCATCAAAGATCCAACAGGTAATTTGATCCAGACGTTAGCACAGAACCCCCACAAAAGCCACTCTTATCATCCTCATCAGTGTTTATATTCCTACATCAGtcacatcatgttttttttcttttagggtTTAAGGCCACCCTTGCAACCACCAGCAGTGCCAAGCAAGCCTATCTACACTGAGGTAATGTATAAAATCGACGGGAATCAAATGTTCGCAAAACGGCTCATCGTTTTAATTGTAAAATCAGTTCATGATGAATATATGGATCAACGGAATTGCCTGTCAAAATGATCAAGAAATgaaaactttgtgtgtgtgtgtgtgtgtgtgtttgttaacAACAAATGTGTATAACCTGTGGCGAAACTGAACTTTGAACCCTATTATAAGAGTGGGCTATGAAACACCCTCATACCCATGGGTACAACTCCCTGGCTTAATAATTTCagtttgttaggtttttttgtaGCACAAAGTTCAGTCTGGAAAGTAATTACgcagttgtttttttatacatttttatttgttttttatcttTAACAAATCTGCAAAAATCAGCTGGCTTTGTACAGGGTTGGAAGAAAAAAGGGGGCCTTTCCCACATTGTTCCTGCACTATGACTCAGGGGAAACTTCAGGGCTGAGCAGCCAAACAGTAATCATTAAGAGGCATGTCCCAAAACGTGTGATTATTCACATATTGATTTGTGATGACTTCCAGGCTAGGCCGCTCCCTCCGTCCAGACCTCTACCACCACTAACGTCCAAACCAGTAAGTCAAGATTTAATCATCCACGTggccaatgtttttgttgtttcgaTGTAATCATTTGCGTTCTCACAGGTCACAAAGCCAAAACCTGTCACGCCTCCAGTGAAGCCAAAGCCCGCCGTTGTCCCTCTGCAGCTGCCTCACACTCAGCTGGTACGTCTCGAGACCACAGCGGTGTTTCGCTAACTCCGCCACGCCTCGTCTTGTCAGACTCTCATTGTTATCCCCGAGGAATCTGTATTCACAATTGTGGATTTTTGGCCATCATCCCAATATAGCGATTTATGAACTAGCAGTGGCTTGGTATTAGCTCACCTGAAAAGTAATATccagtatgtttaaaaaaaataataaatcaaaaaaagagaaaggacATTGACACATTATTGTCAACTAATTGTGCTTTGtgtaaagtcagctgggattggctgtgTGTAGTGAGGATAAttctgaaaatggatgtataAAGTGGGTAAATCAAGCAACAAAAGTGCTAAATTCATCACTGGCTGCACGTCTAAAGAGATTGTATTGAAAGATGCTTCTGATGTGTGCTTGCTGATTGTATTTATGTGGATAGCTTGCAGGAAAAGCTGCCATGACTCGACTCAGTAGACCCAGATGACCGAGGGGAATCATTCCACTTCTGAAATTCTCAGATACTGATGCTCTTATATCAACTACAAGGACTTAAaaagaagggagaaaaaaaagctctcagGAGACGTTGGTGTCGGTTCATGCAGGGACAAGACCCAGCTGAAggataaacaacaaaaatcagtgtaatttctttttgtttttcttttttcttacgCCGTGAGGATTACCACCATCTGCCTTGCTTCTTTTTAAAACtgtgattgacagctctttttgCTGCGCCACCATGATGAGACGACGATGATCTGTTTGAAGGGAAACATCTCTCCCGCTTCTCCTCGATCCTGAGATATGTGAACACTTTATGATTGCACTGCTGATGCTGTAACTCTTTTCTCATTGTTTTGGTACGAAGAGAAGTTTTCAAATGTGGCACCAACGTGggcactttaaatatttttgtatgatAAAAGGACAGAGCGTAGACGGGGGTTTCGGGAGCCCCTtcccagcctgttttagatgtttctctAGCTCCAATATATCCGATTCAAAttttcagctcatcagcaagctgcgCACAAACCTGGTAATGGTCCCTCATTTGAATGAGGTTTGTTGGAGCTAGGGAAGCATCTAAATCAGACTGGATAGGGGCTCCCCCAGGACCAGACTTGGAGACCCACTGATGTCAATTGAATGAATTTGCCTTGAATCCATTTGTGGGACTGTATGAATGTACGAATTTGTGCTTGACAATTGTCTTTTTCACATTGCAACCCATGTGGATTTTAACTTCTCAagggataaaaaaaagtatgttttatGCAGTAGTTGCCATCACATCGTCCCTTATAGAAGTAATAATAACTCATTTAACGAGGATTCAAAGTTCAATCCGagttttatttctatttataaAGACCatcgtgtgcgcatgcatgtgtTTAAATAAAATTACAGAAAACTAGATTTTTCTTCTGTGCAATTATTTGAGGACATTAACACAGTACATTACTGCATACCATAGAAACTCCCAGATAGCACTTGATGGCCGTGAACAGGCTCGTCAATAAAATCAGTGCAATGGCATTAAATGTTCACCAACCGCATTGAAACAACATGctggaattgcttttttttttcacgtttaaaaaaaatatgtttcatcAGTTGCAGCGTTTATCCTTATCTAAAATTGCCTGATTTCTTTTAACAGTCACCTTAAAATTTCTTAATCGATCAATCGTAAAAAGTTTGGAAGTCACATAAAAATTGCTTCATCTTTCTAAAATgaagaactttttaaaaatctcattAACAATCTTGAGACTGAGACGgaataatgtattcattttataaTTTCTCAATAATTTAGTTTCATcctcaatgaaaaacaatgcttTTCTTGCAAAACTCAGGACACTTTCTTTGTTGCATGGATGTTCAGCTTTGAAAAgctgaaaataattatttaaaaaagattTGCACATATTTAAGTCGCAGTGAGAGGTGCGCTTCTTCGTTGCCTCATTAATGTGGTGTGTTTAATTATAAACGTCGGTAAATCATGCATGAAACACATTATATCAGTACATAACGTAATCTATACGTCTGCTGACGTAATTGTGCTCCTTCCGCAAGGGCCCCTTACGCTGCGTTGCTAAGCAACCGCTTAAAACAACCAAGCGGAATCGTCTCGTGCTTGAATTGAATTCATAAGATATAAAGAAACGCGAATAGCGAATGGAGCGAGAGTTAGACGAGGACGAGTTGCAGGATTTGTACGCGTGGATAGATAAAATTCGTCTTTCAAGACCAAAAAGAAACATCGCCAATGACTTCAGCGATGGAGGTACTTCAAGCTAGGCTAAAGCTAAAAACCAATACTCGGGCATCAATGTAATGAAAGTCATTGTGGAATCCACTTTGACAAAGATAAAAGTTCTTAGTTTTAATTTACAATGACAAACATATTATGTTCATGGATGCGAAGTCGTAAAAATCACGTCAAGTGGACGTGAAGTTTTTATGTACTTCTTGTATTGAGTCACAAGAGTAGACTTTTTCataatgatgtgtgtttttttattgttgattttatttggtgttttatatatttatatatacacagtgtgtatatctatctatctatatatatatatatatatatatatatatatatatatatattcgggcttgagaaaatgtagtcggatggtgactaagagaggaagggtagtccgcactgaaggggtctcactcccagaaggaacaataacagacattgaggacagctacaagtaccttggtataccacaagccaatggcaacctcgaactggcaacaaggaaagcggctacggccaaatacctccagcgagtgaggcaagtcctaagaagccagctcaatggcaagaataagacccgggcaataaacagctatgccctgccagtgatcagataccctgcaggaataataaggtggccaaaggaagagattcagaccacggacgttaagacccgaaagctcctaaccatgcatggagggttccatcccaaatccagcaccctgagactgtacgcaagccgaaaggaaggaggccggggactagtgagtgtgagagccactgtccaggatgaaacatccaagctccatgaatacatcaaggagaaggctcaaacggatgacgtactcagagaatgtctcagacaatggggaacagaagatgaggcggtggaagagggaccatcatgggaggacaagcccctacacgggatgtaccaccggaccataactgaagtggctgatctcaagaagtcctatcagtggctagagagggctggcctgaaggacagcacagaggcactcatcctggctgctcaggagcaggccttgagcaccagagccatcgaggcccagatataccacaccagacaagacccaaggtgtaggttgtgcaaagaggcacctgagacaatacaacacataactgcagggtgtaagatgctggcagggaaagcctacatggaacgccataaccaggtggctggcatagtctaccgaaacatctgtgcggagtatggattggaaaccccaaggtcaaaatgggaaacacctccgaaggtggtggagaatgacagagcgaagatcctgtgggacttccagatccagactgacaagatggtaatggcgaaccaaccagatatcgtgatcatagataaagggcagaggaaagccgttgtagtggatgtagcggtcccaagtgatggaaacatcaggaagaaggaacatgagaaactggagaaataccaagggctcagagaggagctggagagagcctggaaggtaaaggtgacagtcgtgcctgtggtggtcggagcactcggggcagtgacccccaaactagatgagtggctgcaacagatcccgggaacaacatcggacatctcagtccagaaatgtgcagtgctgggaacagcaaggatactgcgcagaaccctcaagcttcctggcctctggtagaggacccgagctgaatgagggacggacaccacccaagtggtgagacgaggattttttttatatatatggatGGATTGGACAGactggatcgatggatggaaaaaagtaTTCTGGGCCAACAAATCAAACAACAGTCGTGGTACCTGGGCATTTTGCCCCATCTACACTGCTGCACAAATAAGTTAATTGTGTGCTCTGCATAACATTATATGAGTTAATATTTTATGAATGTATTGGCTTTCTGTCCGCAGTGATGGTGGCTGAGGTCATCAAACATTTCTTCCCAAAGATTATCGACTTGCACAACTACACTCCTGCCAGCTCCACTCAGCAAAAACTCAGCAATTGGAACCTCCTTAACAGGCGAGATGCAACACATCGTTTGTGCATTTATATatcaaatttaaatttttaaaaacataaataaagattTGGAGGCAAATCCTCTTGCAGGCTATACACAGACAGACCTCAGGAAGTCGGTTTCCCACTGCTGCATAAGATGTGCACTGGTAATTAATGATGTGAGTGGCCAGTGAGTGTGTATCCTAAACATACTTGACTTGAGAGTTCCTGTGCTGTCTTTGTTTGGCCATGACCGAGGAACAAATTTACactgtgtaaatattttttacagTATAGCTCAGAAATATCGTCATTCTGATGGAAAATGGGCACAATGGGAATTCACTCTCACCCACCACTCTCAGTAAGCCCGTCAAGATATTCAGTGGCTGAACTTAGCTAAACTCTCTTGATCTGGCTGTGAGAACCAGTCCAAACACTGTCCTGAACCATTTCAAGGGCACAGGGCCAGCCCCTGAGGATCCCTGTAGTGTTAATCATCACAACATGCAACGTTGCTTTTAAAACGCCTTCCATCTGCTGCTTCTTTCCTAATTGcagacagatgtgtgtgtgcgttgttcAGTGTCAGTTTTGCAAACACAGGAAGGTGTTTTCCAAGCTGAACTTCCACGTACCTGAGAAGTCAGTGAAGAAGATTATACTGCGATCTGCGGGGGTAATCGAGAGTGTGCTGAGCGGCCTCAGAGAGAAGATACAACAGAAGTTGGACCATAAGCTACACACCATATCAGTATGTGATGCAAGCCTACATTGAAATGTATTGTGTGCATCACTAAATGTCTACTTTCAATACAGGATTTGGAATACTATGACACCaggaacccagagaaaaccctcACAGGTAACTTTATCCTTGATTCTTTTACTCCAAGAGAATTCGTACTAcatcccatccattttctatattgcttcTCTTCATTAGGGTCGCACGTGAGttagagcctatcctagctgacttgGCGTGAAAGGCGGGATATACCCTAGATGGGTCCGCAGCCAATCGCATCGCGCATATACTGAAAACAAACATCCACACTCAATTTCACACCAATAGACAATTCTGACCTAGCATGCATGGAATGTAGGAAAAAGCTGGAGTACAAATATGTTTCCAAATAGTTTATTAAAAATTAATATTTAGTGGTGCTTACaggtttgattatttttttgagtCACCTCGCTGCTGAAAATGCCAGTATCATCACttatttccccattgaaatgaatcgaTAGGCCATTAATCCCAAAAAGTTTTGTTTCTAATAAGGAGAATTACCACTCTATAATATTGTCCTTATCGAAAGAAgtaataacaattttatagactgcaaagaacattttgtgGGTTTAATACTGCAATCCATTTCATTGTGCTGTTCCATATGATATGCCCACCTTGGCCAATTTGAGGGAGTAATTAATATATGATACAGTCacgcagacacaaacaaaatagaGTACTCTTCTTCTATTACCGTGACTACTTAAATTGTTGGAATATTAGTTATTTCgtgaaggataaagaatatatgactgtgagtattgttaagCATGTCAATTTTCATTCCATGTTAGCATTAAATTAGAGGGCCATTCAGACAGAAACATtctttggttgttttaaatcaaaAACGTGTAATTGTCTTAGTTTGATGGGAGTGGcgagaagcctttttttttcctaaaattgTTGGCTAGTTTCCAAAGTGCTGCTGTTTTACAAATTTGCAGCCGTGGCGATTTGAAAATTGCTATATTGCAACgtcgatttgaatttgattaataGCTCAAATATGATACCTTTTTACATGCTGATTCTAGAGGATTTTCCCCTGATCCGCTCTGCTACCCGCCCCGTAAGTGCATGTCTTCCTGTCCAGATCAtcgtgaccacacacacacacacacacacacacacacgcacacacacacacacacgcatgtgacAAGCAAATGTCGCAACCTTTTGGGCGTCAGTCGCTGACGCGGCTCTCTTCCAATTCTCGCACCTCATCCGTACCCGCCAAATAACTTTGTGAGCTGACCTCAGACCAGCTCCTCTTTCCTCTCCTCCCCTCCACCCTGCGCGCTATCATAGAGAGAGACACAGAGCACACATCCTTATATCAGCAGATGCCCTTATCACTGACTAAAGATCAGCATGGCAGAACTTCAAGGCCGTCCctcccttgttctgcttctGCTCATCACACTCATtctctgacacccccccccccccaccacctccccaTTGTTTGGGCTGGGAAGATTTACTGGACCGCTTAGTGTGTCCAACAACAGCAAACTAGTCACCTATTTTAAAAGAGCTGACATGATTGTGGAGGgagtctcacttttttttcttctctttgcttCAGAGTTTAGTCAGTGTGAGGCCCGATATCTGTCCGAGATGGTACGTGAGGAGGTGAAACGGgatgacaaattaaaaatggaGACAAGGTAACCAAATCAAACTTGACGTATTTCACTTCCATCtaccaaataaacaaacaaacaaaaaaacggaagGAAGGAAATAGCCAGGTTGCATAAAAATGCACACCCTTCAGGTCAAACTGATATAATGCTTTACTTCGAGTATGCCGTATGTTTTGTAAGAAAAGCTGTCCGTCAAGCAAAGACGAATGAGGAATACGGGTGATTATTGTCCCGTGTTAGACACGGCCAGGCCTTACCAGAAACCTTTCACAGCCTCCGGTAGTTTTCTTCTGGTCTTTTCAGCAATTTTGGCAAATACATCTCTTGTTTCAGTCACTGCTGTGCCATTGAACGGCttggaaatgttttgaaataatcTCCTCTACATTGTAAAGATGTTCTCTGTAAAATAACAGTAGATTGCTGGCAGCAGGGACGCCAGTAATTTACTGTCCTGTAATTTATTAAGTAAGTATACTACTGTATTTGGAATTACATTATGTTATCATCAGAAAACAGTGGGTGGTGTAGCAATTTTAACACCGCATTTTACCACAGTTACCTACTGTTCTTGTTGACAGACTGATTTCAATGCTAATGAATATTTATACAACACAACTTTATTTCACAgtattttacaattattttttcacaataaaattaCAGAAATTTGTTTCAGTGTAATTGATGAAGCGTGAACTATTCAACATTTTTCCCTGAAACGATTTGACTTTCTTTTGCAATGGAATTGTCTCAGTTTCACAGTTCATTTCCAAGATGGAAAGATGTCTGACGTGAGTCATCattccctcattttttttttcatttcatcatgtCAACTGGgtatgaggatttttttgtgtatccactttgatttttttttttcatttcatcatgtCAACTGGgtatgtggatttttttgtgtatccactttgaaaaaaaaattggcctttGATGTTGCAGCAAACTACAACACACAGCTCAGTTTTACTCCAACATGGACCCAGCGGTGCGCCAAATTCTAAAGGAAAAAGAGCATGCAGCCATGGCTTTGCAGGAGACAGTGGAGgtacacatacacgcacgcgcgcacacacacacacacacacacacacacacacacacacacacacacacacacacacacatttcaatctGGGAAACACATCGCTTAACTTGTCAGCCTATTTTCATTCTCTGCTGGAAAAAAGCAGGTCATACAGacattttgtgggggggggggggtgcacacaTATATGGCACAAGCTGTGTCAGCAGTGATTCGTGAGTCAGTTTTACCTCAGCGGATATAACTCAATGTGTGACAAC containing:
- the spef1 gene encoding sperm flagellar protein 1, whose protein sequence is MERELDEDELQDLYAWIDKIRLSRPKRNIANDFSDGVMVAEVIKHFFPKIIDLHNYTPASSTQQKLSNWNLLNRKVFSKLNFHVPEKSVKKIILRSAGVIESVLSGLREKIQQKLDHKLHTISDLEYYDTRNPEKTLTEFSQCEARYLSEMVREEVKRDDKLKMETSKLQHTAQFYSNMDPAVRQILKEKEHAAMALQETVEILQMKVSKLERLIQLKDMRIDDMRHNLEMCTCLKGKHTDSKPNSI